One stretch of Chitinophaga pendula DNA includes these proteins:
- a CDS encoding DUF4377 domain-containing protein, with protein sequence MITKLAIALATVLLANTCNSGKGLQETLLIKENKVPCTGVGPMECMQVRHEQDSTWTLFYDSIEGFDFEPGYTYKLRVAVTKVDNPPADASALRYKLVKVLEKTPATTATPAPVPDGDRTNPWRFIAARRWALIQLNGKTLTAPSDMWIEFDPNNMKIHGNGGCNLLSGAYESSDTTITFQQVVSTRKACIEQEANERESAFLRLLDSHTYRFDVADQTLNLYDSGKIILMFGMQEKPVDPTRQ encoded by the coding sequence ATGATCACAAAGCTCGCCATCGCACTGGCAACAGTACTCCTCGCCAACACCTGCAACTCAGGCAAAGGCCTGCAGGAAACCTTACTCATCAAAGAGAACAAAGTACCCTGCACCGGCGTAGGCCCGATGGAATGTATGCAGGTCCGGCACGAACAAGATTCCACCTGGACACTGTTCTACGATAGCATCGAAGGTTTCGACTTCGAACCGGGATACACCTATAAACTGCGTGTCGCCGTCACCAAAGTCGATAACCCACCGGCAGATGCATCCGCACTCCGGTACAAACTGGTCAAAGTCCTGGAAAAAACACCGGCCACCACCGCCACTCCGGCACCCGTACCCGATGGAGACCGGACCAATCCCTGGCGCTTTATCGCCGCCAGAAGATGGGCCCTCATCCAACTGAATGGTAAAACCCTCACCGCTCCTTCAGATATGTGGATCGAATTCGATCCAAACAACATGAAGATCCATGGCAACGGCGGCTGCAACCTCCTCTCAGGCGCCTACGAAAGCTCCGATACAACCATCACATTCCAGCAGGTGGTCAGCACCCGCAAAGCTTGTATCGAACAGGAAGCCAACGAAAGAGAAAGCGCCTTCCTCCGCCTCCTCGATAGCCACACCTATCGCTTCGATGTTGCCGATCAGACACTCAACCTCTACGATAGCGGCAAGATCATACTAATGTTCGGCATGCAGGAAAAACCAGTAGACCCCACCCGGCAATAA
- the cysS gene encoding cysteine--tRNA ligase, translating into MSELKIYNSLHRQKEVFTPLYPGHVGMYVCGPTVSGESHLGHARPYITFDVVFRYLQHLGYKVRYVRNITDAGHFEEEGRAAEDKIAKGALLEKIEPMELVQKYTNLYHWAMLQFNCLEPSIEPTATGHIIEQIEMIKKIIAKGYAYEINGSVYFDVKKYAANYQYGILSGRILEDMLETTRELEGQDEKNNKVDFALWKKAPPEHLMRWPSPWGEGFPGWHIECSAMSSKYLGKQFDIHGGGMDLQFPHHECEIAQSEVAHDELMARYWMHNNMITINGRKMGKAYNNTIKLTEIFSGQHPLLEKPYSPMTIRFFVLQTHYRGTLDFSNEALQAAEKGLQRLWAAYAVLQQLSYNNASGELNKELDAQVRQWCHECAEFMSDDFNTAKVLANLFELTPVINSLKGGQIKMHELSEDTFLLLQKTWNTFLIEILALRPESLTEDNNLLDGVLQLLIDMRKEAKTRKDYATSDKIRNQLIEIGVQLKDEKDGSVSYTLQQG; encoded by the coding sequence ATGTCTGAACTTAAAATATACAACTCCCTCCACCGGCAAAAAGAGGTTTTTACGCCATTATACCCGGGACATGTGGGGATGTACGTGTGCGGACCTACCGTATCAGGCGAATCTCACCTGGGTCACGCCCGCCCCTACATCACCTTCGATGTCGTATTCAGATACCTCCAACACCTGGGGTATAAAGTGAGATACGTAAGAAATATCACCGACGCCGGCCACTTCGAAGAAGAAGGCCGCGCCGCAGAAGATAAAATCGCAAAAGGCGCCCTCCTCGAAAAAATCGAACCCATGGAGCTGGTACAGAAATATACCAACCTATACCACTGGGCCATGCTGCAATTCAATTGCCTCGAACCAAGCATAGAACCCACCGCCACCGGCCATATCATCGAACAGATCGAAATGATCAAAAAGATCATCGCCAAAGGATACGCCTACGAAATCAACGGCAGCGTCTACTTCGACGTTAAAAAATACGCCGCCAACTACCAATACGGTATCCTCAGCGGCCGCATCCTCGAAGACATGCTCGAAACCACCCGCGAACTCGAAGGCCAGGACGAAAAAAATAACAAAGTCGACTTCGCCCTCTGGAAAAAAGCACCGCCCGAACACCTCATGAGATGGCCCAGCCCATGGGGCGAAGGATTCCCCGGATGGCATATCGAATGCTCCGCCATGAGCAGCAAATACCTCGGCAAACAATTCGATATCCACGGCGGTGGAATGGACCTCCAATTCCCCCACCACGAATGCGAAATCGCACAAAGCGAAGTAGCCCACGATGAACTCATGGCCCGTTACTGGATGCATAACAACATGATCACCATCAACGGCCGTAAAATGGGTAAAGCGTATAACAATACCATTAAGCTGACAGAGATCTTTTCCGGCCAACATCCACTGCTGGAAAAACCCTACAGCCCCATGACCATCCGCTTCTTCGTACTGCAAACACACTACCGCGGTACACTCGACTTCTCCAATGAAGCACTCCAGGCCGCCGAAAAAGGCCTCCAACGCCTATGGGCAGCCTACGCCGTACTACAACAACTGTCGTACAACAATGCCTCCGGAGAACTCAACAAAGAACTCGACGCCCAAGTCCGCCAATGGTGCCACGAATGCGCCGAATTCATGTCCGACGACTTCAACACCGCCAAAGTACTGGCCAACCTCTTCGAACTCACCCCTGTCATCAACTCCCTAAAAGGAGGCCAGATCAAAATGCACGAACTGAGCGAAGACACCTTCCTCCTCCTGCAAAAAACCTGGAACACCTTCCTGATAGAAATACTGGCCCTCCGCCCGGAATCATTGACAGAAGATAACAACCTCCTGGATGGCGTACTCCAACTGCTAATAGATATGCGCAAAGAGGCCAAAACCCGAAAGGACTACGCCACTTCAGATAAAATACGCAATCAGCTGATCGAGATAGGCGTCCAGCTCAAAGATGAAAAAGATGGCTCCGTGTCCTATACCCTCCAACAGGGATAA
- a CDS encoding rhomboid family intramembrane serine protease, whose translation MQVAEKERSPRLSLGEGRNMVTQIMVVNLTIYIVLFFTRVIYNMENMPTAQFNAEVLAQAVMPADFSLLITRPWTIITHLFTHIGVAFVFSNMLWLYCFGTLLQNVAGHQRILPLYLFGGLAGAATYLTAIHLLPAFQAGAHTATLMGASASVMALAIGATTITPGYRIFPMLGGGIPLWIITTLFIALHVLTSAYMEQDPVYYAPLAGGAIMGALYMWQWKNGRDMGAWLNRLLFNITHVFHPAPARKQAAEESIKRNIFAHATTTANNTPAFRKIGAVPENRLNEILDKINELGIDALSAEERQTLLRASQQ comes from the coding sequence ATGCAAGTAGCGGAAAAAGAACGGTCACCACGACTCTCACTGGGAGAAGGCCGCAATATGGTGACCCAGATTATGGTGGTAAACCTGACGATATATATTGTATTGTTCTTTACCCGGGTGATCTATAACATGGAAAATATGCCCACGGCCCAGTTCAATGCCGAGGTGCTCGCCCAGGCCGTTATGCCTGCCGACTTTTCCTTACTCATCACCCGCCCCTGGACCATCATCACCCATCTCTTTACACACATCGGCGTCGCTTTTGTATTCAGTAACATGCTCTGGCTATACTGCTTCGGTACCCTACTACAGAATGTCGCCGGCCACCAGCGTATCCTCCCCCTCTATCTCTTCGGAGGCCTCGCAGGCGCCGCAACCTACCTCACCGCCATCCACCTGTTGCCAGCCTTCCAGGCCGGCGCCCACACCGCTACCCTCATGGGCGCCTCCGCCAGCGTAATGGCCCTCGCCATCGGTGCCACCACCATTACCCCCGGCTATCGCATATTCCCCATGTTAGGCGGCGGTATCCCCCTCTGGATCATTACCACGCTCTTTATAGCCCTCCATGTACTCACCAGCGCCTATATGGAACAAGACCCCGTATACTACGCCCCCCTCGCCGGAGGCGCCATCATGGGTGCACTCTATATGTGGCAATGGAAAAATGGCCGCGACATGGGCGCCTGGCTCAATCGACTCCTCTTCAATATCACACACGTCTTCCACCCCGCTCCCGCTCGCAAACAAGCCGCCGAAGAATCCATCAAAAGAAACATCTTCGCACACGCTACCACCACCGCCAACAATACCCCCGCCTTTCGCAAAATAGGCGCCGTTCCCGAAAACAGGCTCAACGAGATCCTCGATAAGATCAATGAACTGGGGATCGATGCCCTCTCCGCCGAAGAAAGACAAACCCTACTGCGCGCCAGCCAACAGTAA
- a CDS encoding DNA-3-methyladenine glycosylase family protein codes for MYIAHLSKDKYLATIIQAPLQELTLRKNIAMQLIGAIMSQQLSVKVANIIYQRFLDLYDGKVPTPQQVIDTPAPTLRAIGLSNAKVSYVHNVARFVIEEKLTDKKLHKMNDEEVITYLTRIKGVGKWTVEMLLMFDLGREDIFSIDDLGIQQAMIKLYRIKKTNDKKALRLRLLKISAKWAPYRSHACRYLWAWKDMKPVV; via the coding sequence ATGTACATCGCACACCTCTCGAAAGATAAGTACCTGGCTACCATCATCCAGGCGCCCTTGCAGGAACTCACGTTGCGCAAGAATATCGCCATGCAGCTCATAGGCGCCATCATGAGCCAGCAGCTATCCGTCAAAGTGGCCAATATCATTTACCAACGCTTCCTCGATCTATACGATGGAAAAGTACCAACACCACAACAGGTAATCGATACGCCCGCACCCACACTACGCGCCATCGGCCTCTCCAATGCCAAAGTCAGCTACGTACACAACGTAGCCCGCTTCGTCATAGAAGAAAAACTGACCGATAAGAAACTACACAAAATGAATGACGAAGAGGTCATCACATACCTCACCCGCATCAAAGGTGTCGGTAAATGGACCGTAGAAATGCTGCTGATGTTCGACCTCGGCCGGGAAGATATCTTCTCCATCGACGACCTCGGCATACAACAGGCAATGATCAAACTATATAGGATCAAAAAAACCAACGATAAAAAAGCATTACGGCTCCGACTGCTCAAGATATCCGCTAAATGGGCGCCCTACCGCTCCCATGCCTGCCGCTACCTCTGGGCCTGGAAAGACATGAAACCCGTCGTATGA
- a CDS encoding rhomboid family intramembrane serine protease, with amino-acid sequence MNELRPGRFEILPLVIKNLLIINGLVYLAQITVGDKLVDLFALHYWNSDLFKPHQIVTHLFMHGSFGHLFMNMFTLWMFGSTLENLWGPKRFLIFYMVCGLGAALCHMGVLTYENINITRDIHAFLEDPSQTNFSILQRKYDLVVGQYELVNYPSSPDQLQDAKVFLQQFLERYRDTATLGASGAVYGILFAFGYLFPNSLIFLYFLFPVKAKYFVGVLILLELFSGIQNSAGDNVAHFAHLGGVLFSFLLLKIWNSRNRSNFY; translated from the coding sequence ATGAATGAGCTTAGGCCCGGAAGATTCGAAATACTCCCTCTGGTAATTAAAAACCTGCTGATCATCAACGGGTTAGTTTACCTCGCCCAAATCACAGTAGGCGACAAACTCGTCGACCTGTTCGCACTCCATTACTGGAATTCCGACCTCTTTAAACCCCACCAGATCGTTACACACCTCTTCATGCACGGTTCCTTCGGACACCTGTTCATGAACATGTTCACCTTGTGGATGTTCGGAAGCACCCTCGAAAACCTCTGGGGACCCAAAAGATTCCTCATATTCTATATGGTCTGCGGCCTCGGCGCCGCCCTCTGCCACATGGGCGTACTCACTTACGAAAACATCAACATCACCAGAGATATACACGCATTCCTCGAAGATCCATCCCAAACCAACTTCTCCATCCTGCAACGGAAATACGACCTCGTCGTAGGACAATATGAACTGGTCAACTACCCAAGCTCTCCGGATCAACTACAGGATGCCAAAGTATTCCTCCAGCAATTCCTGGAAAGATACCGCGATACCGCCACCCTGGGCGCATCCGGCGCCGTATACGGCATACTCTTCGCATTCGGATACCTATTCCCAAATAGCCTCATCTTCCTGTATTTCCTCTTCCCCGTAAAAGCGAAATATTTCGTAGGTGTACTCATCCTCCTCGAACTATTCTCCGGTATACAAAACTCAGCAGGAGACAACGTCGCCCACTTCGCACACCTCGGAGGCGTACTTTTCAGCTTCCTGCTGCTCAAAATATGGAACAGCAGGAACCGCTCTAATTTCTACTGA
- a CDS encoding M28 family peptidase produces MRKLSSLIAVLAIYLAACQSTGKKEEQAGNETPATTNSIPIPAFQADSAYAYTQKQVSFGPRIPGTPAQQQCADWLLSAFRPLADTVYVQRTTVDAPGKKGVPCINIIATFNPAATQRILLLAHWDTRPHADQDAFDKQKTLDGADDGASGVGLLLEAARQFHLQKPTIGVDILLTDVEDMGVSENEDSYCLGTQYWAKNPHVPGYKANYGILFDMVGGRGSQFYMEAASRQYAYGPMKAFWDVANSLGYSDLFRYENNGAGITDDHIYVNTLAKIPTFDIIALQANGGFAPHWHTQNDNISVIDPRTLKAVGQTLLQVIYAKPF; encoded by the coding sequence ATGCGCAAACTCAGTAGTTTGATAGCAGTCCTGGCAATATATCTCGCCGCCTGCCAGTCAACAGGGAAGAAAGAAGAACAAGCCGGCAACGAAACGCCAGCTACCACCAATAGCATACCCATACCAGCATTCCAGGCAGATAGCGCCTACGCCTACACGCAAAAACAGGTCAGCTTCGGCCCCCGGATACCTGGCACACCGGCACAACAACAATGTGCCGACTGGCTGCTGTCCGCCTTCCGACCTCTCGCCGATACCGTATACGTACAACGTACCACCGTAGACGCTCCAGGCAAAAAAGGCGTCCCTTGTATCAATATCATCGCCACTTTCAACCCGGCAGCCACACAACGTATCCTGCTGCTCGCCCACTGGGACACCCGCCCACATGCCGATCAGGATGCCTTCGATAAACAAAAAACACTCGACGGCGCCGACGATGGCGCCAGCGGCGTAGGTCTCCTCCTAGAAGCAGCCAGGCAGTTCCACCTCCAAAAACCTACCATCGGCGTCGATATACTCCTCACCGATGTAGAAGACATGGGCGTCAGCGAAAATGAAGATAGCTACTGCCTCGGCACACAATACTGGGCCAAAAACCCACACGTACCAGGCTATAAAGCCAACTACGGCATCCTGTTCGACATGGTAGGCGGCCGCGGCTCCCAGTTCTACATGGAAGCCGCCTCCCGCCAATACGCCTATGGCCCCATGAAAGCCTTCTGGGATGTCGCCAACAGCCTCGGTTACTCCGACCTGTTCCGATATGAAAACAATGGCGCCGGCATCACCGACGACCACATCTACGTCAATACACTGGCTAAGATCCCCACCTTCGATATCATCGCCCTCCAAGCCAACGGCGGATTCGCCCCACACTGGCATACACAAAACGATAATATTAGCGTGATAGATCCGCGTACACTCAAAGCAGTAGGCCAAACCCTCCTGCAAGTCATCTACGCCAAGCCTTTCTGA
- a CDS encoding alpha-ketoglutarate-dependent dioxygenase AlkB family protein: protein MSINRQLPFFHEPEHQLITLQDGLLHYYPSFFPPQEADNWMQQLLNEVSWQQEHIIIYGKQVPFPRLMAWYGDAGSNYAFSGNTYSPKPWIPVLSTIQSRIEAVSHTTFNSVLLNYYRNGQDSMGWHADDEPELGRNPIIASVNLGATRRFQLRHKQDHQRTATVDLQHGSLLIMTGPLQHHWQHQVPKTKRPVPARINLTFRHIFPPAQIE from the coding sequence ATGAGTATAAATAGACAACTACCCTTCTTCCACGAACCGGAACACCAGCTGATCACCTTGCAGGATGGCCTGCTGCACTACTACCCGTCCTTCTTTCCCCCACAGGAAGCAGACAACTGGATGCAACAACTTCTCAACGAAGTCAGCTGGCAACAGGAACACATCATCATCTATGGCAAACAGGTGCCGTTCCCTCGCCTCATGGCCTGGTACGGCGATGCCGGCAGCAACTACGCCTTCTCCGGCAACACCTACTCCCCAAAACCCTGGATACCAGTGTTATCCACCATCCAGTCCCGTATAGAAGCAGTCAGCCACACTACCTTTAATAGCGTGCTGCTCAACTACTACCGGAATGGCCAGGACTCCATGGGATGGCATGCCGACGACGAACCCGAACTGGGCCGCAACCCCATCATCGCTTCCGTCAACCTCGGCGCCACCCGCCGATTTCAGCTAAGGCACAAACAAGACCACCAACGCACCGCCACCGTCGATCTGCAACATGGCTCCCTGCTCATCATGACCGGCCCGTTGCAACATCACTGGCAACACCAGGTACCCAAAACCAAACGACCCGTCCCTGCCAGGATCAACCTCACCTTCCGGCATATCTTCCCCCCTGCGCAGATAGAATAG
- a CDS encoding VOC family protein, whose amino-acid sequence MKQQLTLITLGVHDLARAKAFYEALGWTCSSASQEQIIFFQLNNGVGLALYPWELLAEDVTIPAAGEGFRGVTLAYNGVDKAEVDQVLATAAAAGATIVKPAQDVFWGGYSGYFRDPEGHLFEVAYNPHLIPDANGQVRFP is encoded by the coding sequence ATGAAGCAGCAGCTGACCTTAATTACCCTGGGTGTGCATGACCTGGCGCGGGCGAAAGCTTTTTATGAAGCATTGGGCTGGACCTGTTCTTCTGCCAGCCAGGAGCAGATTATCTTTTTTCAATTGAATAATGGTGTGGGGCTGGCGCTGTACCCCTGGGAACTGCTGGCCGAGGATGTGACGATCCCTGCGGCGGGTGAAGGGTTTCGTGGGGTGACGCTGGCTTATAATGGGGTGGATAAGGCGGAGGTGGACCAGGTACTGGCTACGGCAGCTGCAGCAGGTGCTACTATTGTGAAGCCTGCGCAGGATGTATTCTGGGGTGGTTACAGTGGGTATTTCCGTGATCCGGAAGGGCATTTATTTGAAGTGGCTTATAATCCTCATCTTATTCCGGATGCGAACGGCCAGGTACGGTTTCCGTAA
- a CDS encoding endonuclease/exonuclease/phosphatase family protein, giving the protein MQKLRPIQRLLLIGNSLVIIASLLSAYLPYLSPGSYWLSGFAGLLFPITSIIAACFIPIWIICKRWPLATLSTIALLCCTKAIYVTFGLHPTPQNASRDQEQQFTVMTFNTSNMGLRYYTHDSSRVTAIYNALQHAQPDILCLQEFYTNDKPELTDHLQRIVRSYGYNYHYFTCDRTHWDTWRYGIILFSKHPILNAISIPCGNNPNGSGSSFLQADLRIHQDTVRIFTAQLKSYMLNANDYPGMAFGQQHNTPAGSPRHLLAKMRNTFATRARQAESLASLAATSPYPFIICGDFNDTPVSYTYFTISNGLQDAFLHHGQGLGRTLSYLSPTLRIDYILAHQQFNIHGFSTFRNALLEHYPIMASFSLKKE; this is encoded by the coding sequence GTGCAGAAACTTCGTCCTATCCAACGACTGTTGCTCATCGGCAACAGCCTGGTGATCATAGCATCACTCCTCTCAGCTTACCTGCCTTACCTCAGTCCAGGCAGCTACTGGCTCAGCGGCTTCGCCGGCCTCCTCTTCCCCATCACCAGCATCATAGCCGCCTGCTTTATCCCCATATGGATCATCTGCAAACGCTGGCCACTCGCAACCTTGTCTACCATCGCCCTCCTCTGTTGCACCAAAGCCATATACGTTACCTTCGGCCTCCACCCCACCCCCCAAAACGCCTCCCGCGACCAGGAACAACAGTTCACCGTCATGACCTTCAACACCAGCAACATGGGCCTCCGGTACTACACACACGACTCCTCCCGCGTCACCGCCATCTATAACGCCCTCCAACATGCACAACCCGACATACTCTGCCTCCAGGAATTCTATACCAACGACAAACCCGAACTCACCGACCACCTCCAACGCATCGTCCGCTCATATGGATACAATTATCACTACTTCACCTGCGACAGAACTCACTGGGACACCTGGAGATACGGCATCATCCTCTTCTCCAAACATCCCATCCTCAACGCCATCAGCATCCCCTGCGGCAATAACCCCAACGGCAGCGGCAGCAGCTTCCTCCAGGCAGACCTCCGTATCCACCAGGATACCGTCCGCATCTTCACCGCCCAGCTCAAATCCTATATGCTCAACGCCAACGACTACCCCGGCATGGCCTTCGGCCAGCAACACAACACACCCGCTGGCTCCCCCAGACACCTGCTCGCAAAAATGCGCAACACCTTCGCCACCCGCGCCCGCCAGGCCGAATCACTGGCCTCCCTCGCCGCCACCAGCCCATACCCCTTCATCATCTGCGGCGACTTTAACGATACCCCCGTATCCTACACCTACTTCACCATCAGCAACGGCCTCCAGGACGCATTCCTCCACCACGGCCAGGGCCTCGGCCGCACCCTATCCTACCTCTCACCCACCCTCCGCATCGACTACATACTCGCCCACCAACAGTTTAATATACATGGCTTCTCTACCTTCAGAAATGCCCTCCTCGAACACTACCCCATCATGGCCTCCTTCTCCCTCAAAAAAGAATAA
- a CDS encoding endonuclease/exonuclease/phosphatase family protein, translated as MRFLRLFTKGFFLAINVGIAALFLVASLAPYISPVRFWPISFITLVFPFLLLALVLFFLCWLVLDFRYALLPIVALTIGYKSVTAFIAFRLPAAEKQFLAPKNSFTMMSYNVRLFGLYNEKDSKYNRQAMFALIKKQELDIACFQDFYTSERKNDFNNREDISHEMKLPYRYFSSDFNRNGTQHWGSIIYSKHPIIRADKVKLSKGPLSESLIYADILLKGKDTIRIVNMHLESYRFNEKDYNSIEKIKKQEDTGLVATKGIIQKMREAFVRRARQADIVAAFIKESPHPVIVCGDFNDTPASYTYFTIRGPLQDAFLQRGSGIGRTFDGIAPTLRIDYILPDNRFSVNSYRKINSDLSDHYPIIANLSIRPE; from the coding sequence TTGAGATTTTTAAGACTATTCACAAAAGGGTTCTTTCTGGCCATCAATGTAGGCATAGCAGCACTGTTCCTCGTGGCCTCCCTGGCACCTTATATCTCCCCCGTCCGGTTCTGGCCCATCAGCTTCATCACATTGGTGTTCCCATTCCTCCTCCTGGCATTGGTCCTATTCTTCCTCTGCTGGCTCGTACTCGACTTCCGGTACGCACTGCTCCCCATCGTCGCACTCACCATCGGGTATAAATCAGTGACCGCTTTCATCGCGTTCCGACTCCCCGCTGCCGAAAAACAATTCCTGGCACCCAAAAACAGCTTCACCATGATGAGCTATAACGTCAGATTGTTCGGACTGTACAACGAAAAAGATAGCAAATACAACCGCCAGGCCATGTTCGCCCTTATCAAAAAACAAGAACTCGACATCGCCTGCTTCCAGGACTTCTATACCTCCGAAAGAAAAAATGATTTCAACAACCGGGAAGATATCTCCCATGAAATGAAACTACCTTACCGCTACTTCAGCAGCGACTTTAACCGCAACGGTACCCAACACTGGGGTAGCATCATCTATTCCAAACACCCCATTATCCGGGCCGACAAAGTCAAACTGTCCAAAGGCCCCCTCAGCGAAAGCCTCATATACGCAGACATCCTGCTCAAAGGAAAAGATACCATCCGCATCGTCAACATGCACCTGGAATCCTATCGCTTCAACGAAAAAGATTATAACTCCATAGAAAAAATAAAAAAACAGGAAGATACCGGCCTCGTCGCCACCAAAGGTATCATCCAGAAAATGAGAGAAGCCTTCGTCCGCCGCGCCCGCCAAGCCGATATCGTGGCCGCCTTCATCAAAGAAAGCCCCCACCCCGTCATCGTCTGCGGAGACTTCAACGACACACCGGCTTCCTATACCTACTTCACCATCCGGGGGCCCCTCCAGGACGCTTTCCTGCAACGCGGCAGCGGCATAGGCCGCACCTTCGACGGCATCGCCCCCACCCTTCGCATAGACTACATACTACCCGACAACCGGTTCTCCGTCAACAGCTACCGGAAAATCAACTCCGACCTGTCCGACCACTATCCCATTATTGCCAACCTCTCAATACGTCCCGAATGA